The Pygocentrus nattereri isolate fPygNat1 chromosome 2, fPygNat1.pri, whole genome shotgun sequence genome has a window encoding:
- the ecsit gene encoding evolutionarily conserved signaling intermediate in Toll pathway, mitochondrial has product MKVTRLLLRPQHIGWITPFFKPSLHIPLLQSPLPRLCCGQGQRWIHCGSSVCKNKPDSADFRELFEHETEKKDKSLVTHDDLFAQAAKDAKTKANFNRVVDVFNKKDIRRRGHVEFIYAALRKMPEFGVERDIVVYNKLLDVFPKEVFVPQNFIQRMFNHYPRQQECGVQVLEQMENYGIMPNVETKVLLVQIFGEKSHPMRKYQRMMYWFPKFKNANPFPVPHELPQDPLDLARFSLTRIANDLDAEITVYQFPLTDITETGEEIAQPHIVGIQSLEQRSLLAKHNPNRPVFVEGPFPLWLRKTCVHYYLLRADPVPPEEKIEEEPDPELIGPEQSFFYPQRVELDLNRDLGDDDSFDVDDVEEGPVYAMCMAGQSDQATLARWICGLQETNPVLGQIPTVFRLESGTRELQAAADVHHSPEQNAEPGTEQEHIIEEETLRSQGMKQ; this is encoded by the exons ATGAAGGTCACCCGGCTTCTCTTACGACCCCAGCACATTGGGTGGATCACTCCTTTCTTTAAACCCAGTCTTCATATACCTCTCCTGCAGTCCCCACTACCACGACTCTGCTGTGGTCAA GGGCAAAGGTGGATTCATTGTGGTTCATCAGTTTGCAAGAACAAGCCAGACAGTGCAGATTTCCGAGAACTATTTGAGCATGAAACTGAGAAAAAGGACAAGTCATTGGTCACACATGATGACCTGTTTGCACAGGCTGCTAAGGACGCAAAGACCAAAGCTAATTTCAACAGAGTAGTCGACGTCTTCAACAAGAAGGACATCCGGCGGCGTGGACATGTGGAGTTTATATACGCTGCTCTGAGGAAAATGCCAGAATTTGGTGTAGAACGGGACATTGTTGTCTACAACAAACTCCTGGATGTGTTTCCCAAAGAGGTTTTTGTGCCGCAGAACTTTATTCAGAGGATGTTCAATCACTATCCCCGGCAGCAAGAGTGTGGAGTGCAGGTGTTAGAGCAGATGGAAAATTATG GAATCATGCCTAATGTGGAAACAAAGGTCCTCCTTGTTCAGATCTTTGGAGAGAAGAGCCACCCTATGAGGAAGTACCAGCGTATGATGTATTGGTTTCCCAAGTTCAAGAATGCAAACCCATTCCCAGTGCCCCACGAGCTCCCACAAGACCCTCTTGACCTTGCACGCTTCAGTCTCACCCGAATCGCTAATGACCTGGATGCTGAAATTACTGTTTATCAG TTTCCATTAACAGACATCACAGAGACAGGAGAGGAAATCGCTCAACCACATATTGTAG GAATCCAGAGCCTGGAGCAGCGCTCTCTGCTTGCCAAACATAACCCAAACAGACCTGTGTTTGTGGAGGGCCCCTTTCCTCTCTGGCTCAGGAAGACGTGTGTTCATTATTACCTGCTCAGGGCTGACCCTGTCCCTCCTGAGGAGAAG ATAGAGGAGGAGCCTGATCCTGAACTGATTGGTCCAGAGCAGAGCTTCTTCTACCCTCAGCGTGTTGAACTTGACCTTAACAGAGACTTGGGGGATGATGACAGCTTTGATGTGGATGATG TTGAGGAAGGTCCCGTCTATGCCATGTGTATGGCAGGTCAAAGTGACCAAGCTACCCTAGCCCGATGGATCTGCGGCCTGCAGGAGACCAACCCTGTCTTGGGTCAGATCCCCACTGTGTTTCGCCTGGAGTCCGGGACCAGAGAGCTCCAGGCGGCTGCAGATGTCCATCACAGCCCTGAGCAAAATGCAGAACCAGGAACAGAACAGGAGCACATCATAGAGGAGGAAACACTGCGCTCACAGGGGATGAAGCAGTGA